One Panicum virgatum strain AP13 chromosome 9K, P.virgatum_v5, whole genome shotgun sequence genomic region harbors:
- the LOC120651834 gene encoding protein PLASTID MOVEMENT IMPAIRED 1-like isoform X2: MAGSGGEVAPRPASYGTSLSDYLDGPSDLHRRAASLAIVRSAAGARDDGPRIVDGPGRDDRRTQSSRRASLSLWRSRAPASASDSWSSASGAGGGKGGGAAPASAWQSWRPVRALAHLGKRRAACLFSVEADAVRGLPGSMEGLRLAVTVRKAEARDGSAVQTVPCRVRGGAADLDETLFVRCNLFFTGGAGTGKPLKLEPRRFVVSVVAVEARGAASLLGAHTVDVSSLVLDSVARATSEGRRTRWVDRTFALSGKAAGGELLLKLGFQLMDDAGLSLYAQAASETTAADVFPAPSRARAHSKNSFSISSRPKPKLSPPDASISPSMRAYKQLLERLRIDENGDPVTSRKPAGDDEVSASTADAGDMCSLPEYEVVDKGVETVKEVVHYQAHRDVLRELDSIAEQIEAIEALMTNGMSPKAVDQQQQQQQLEADEEMVTVEFLRKLQVEIDKNSRLRQPVTTPRSQSPSPRTAGPPLVVPDLGRAIGPAVQTRDGGFLVSMNPFDLPLASRDGPPKLAMQVSRPFVLPSSLATTGFDVLQKMAAAGGADEVRGRLASLGGMDDITGKTPEQVGFEGIAEAVIGGRRTDQGATSSAARSVQVVRKLATALSVGRSERVATGIWSAGDDPETLEEVLAFSLQKLEAMAVDALAVQAEVADEDAPFEVAAAAGDASVFDALVPSDEWSGGGSDGRVTLVAAIQVRDPSRRYEAVGAPMVAVIQSARLLGAAGHSAGRFKVRSLHVGGVQVRRAPSGAGGSAASWGAERQKLTAMQWMLAHGPARVGRRAATPTAQARVQRPDVVWSLSSRVLAGMWLKTVRNPDVRIGTSSNGVAV, encoded by the exons ATGGCCGGATCGGGCGGCGAGGTGGCTCCTCGCCCGGCGAGCTACGGCACCAGCCTCAGCGACTACCTCGACGGGCCGAgcgacctccaccgccgcgccgcgtcgCTGGCCATCgtgcgctccgccgccggggcgcGGGACGACGGCCCGCGCATCGTCGACGGACCGGGGCGGGACGATCGCCGGACGCAGTCgtcccgccgcgcctccctctcGCTCTGGCGCTCTAGGGCCCCGGCCTCGGCCTCTGACTCTTGGAGCTCCGCGTCCGGCGCGGGGGGTGGCAAgggtggaggagcggcgccggcgtcggcgtggCAGAGCTGGCGGCCGGTGCGCGCGCTGGCGCACCTCGGGAAGCGCCGCGCGGCGTGCCTGTTCTCGGTCGAGGCCGACGCCGTCCGCGGCCTGCCGGGCTCCATGGAGGGGCTCCGCCTCGCCGTCACCGTGCGCAAGGCGGAGGCCCGGGACGGCTCGGCGGTGCAGACCGTCCCGTGccgggtgcgcggcggcgctgcggaccTGGACGAGACGCTCTTCGTCAGGTGCAACCTCTTCTtcaccggcggcgcgggcacggGGAAGCCGCTCAAGCTCGAGCCGCGGAGGTTCGTCGTAtccgtcgtcgccgtcgaggcCCGGGGCGCGGCCAGCCTGCTCGGCGCGCACACCGTCGACGTCAGCTCTCTCGTGCTCGACTCCGTCGCCAGGGCCACCTCCGAGGGACGCCGCACCAGGTGGGTCGACAGGACGTTCGCGCTCTCCGGCAAAGCGGCCGGCGGGGAGCTGCTGCTCAAGCTGGGGTTTCAGCTCATGGACGACGCGGGGCTCAGCCTCTACGCGCAAGCGGCGTCGGAGACCACGGCGGCGGACGTGTTCCCGGCACCCTCTCGCGCGAGGGCTCACAGCAAGAATTCCTTCAGTATTTCAAGCAGGCCCAAGCCCAAGCTTTCGCCGCCCGACGCTTCCATCTCACCATCCATGAGGGCTTACAAGCAGCTTCTCGAAAGACTCCGCATCGACGAGAATGGAGATCCTGTGACGTCTCGAAagcccgccggcgacgacgaggttTCCGCTTCCACCGCCGACGCCGGGGACATGTGCAGTCTCCCGGAGTACGAGGTCGTGGACAAGGGCGTTGAAACGGTCAAAGAAGTCGTCCACTACCAGGCTCACCGCGACGTGCTGCGGGAGCTCGACTCCATTGCCGAGCAGATCGAGGCCATCGAGGCGTTGATGACCAACGGGATGTCACCCAAGGCGGtggatcagcagcagcagcagcagcaactggAAGCAGATGAAGAGATGGTGACTGTGGAGTTCCTTAGGAAGCTTCAGGTGGAGATTGACAAGAACAGCAGGCTCAGGCAGCCCGTGACGACGCCAAGAAGTCAGTCACCGTCGCCAAGGACGGCGGGGCCTCCGCTCGTGGTGCCGGATTTGGGGCGGGCCATCGGGCCTGCCGTGCAGACGCGTGACGGTGGGTTCCTGGTGTCTATGAACCCGTTCGACTTGCCACTGGCGAGCAGGGATGGGCCCCCGAAGCTCGCCATGCAGGTGTCGAGGCCGTTCGTGCTGCCGAGTTCCCTGGCGACGACCGGGTTCGACGTCCTCCaaaagatggcggcggcgggcggcgccgacgaggtgCGCGGCAGGCTGGCGTCGCTGGGCGGCATGGATGATATCACGGGGAAGACGCCCGAGCAGGTGGGTTTCGAGGGCATCGCGGAGGCGGTCATCGGCGGGCGGCGCACCGATCAGGGCGCGACCTCGAGCGCGGCGCGATCCGTGCAGGTCGTCCGGAAGCTCGCGACGGCCTTGTCCGTGGGCCGGAGCGAGCGCGTCGCCACGGGCATCTGGAGTGCGGGCGACGACCCGGAGACGCTGGAGGAGGTGCTCGCCTTCTCCCTGCAGAAGCTGGAGGCCATGGCCGTGGACGCGCTCGCGGTCCAGGCCGAGGTGGCCGACGAGGACGCGCCgttcgaggtggcggcggccgcgggggacGCGAGCGTGTTCGACGCGCTGGTGCCCTCGGACGAGtggtccggcggcggctcggacGGGCGCGTCACGCTGGTGGCGGCCATCCAGGTGCGCGACCCGTCGCGGCGGTACGAGGCGGTGGGCGCGCCGATGGTCGCCGTCATACAGTCGGCGAGGctgctgggcgcggcggggcacaGCGCCGGGAGGTTCAAGGTGCGGAGCCTGCACGTCGGCGGCGTGCAGGTGAGGCGGGCCCCGTCGGGTGCCGGCGGGAGCGCGGCGAGCTGGGGCGCGGAGAGGCAGAAGCTGACGGCGATGCAGTGGATGCTCGCGCACGGGCCGGCCCGCGTCGGAAGGAGGgcggcgacgccgacggcgcAGGCGAGGGTGCAGCGGCCCGACGTCGTGTGGAGCCTCTCGTC GCGGGTGCTCGCCGGGATGTGGCTCAAGACGGTGCGGAACCCGGACGTGAGGATTGGCACCAGCAGCAACGGGGTTGCAGTCTGA
- the LOC120651834 gene encoding protein PLASTID MOVEMENT IMPAIRED 1-like isoform X1 translates to MAGSGGEVAPRPASYGTSLSDYLDGPSDLHRRAASLAIVRSAAGARDDGPRIVDGPGRDDRRTQSSRRASLSLWRSRAPASASDSWSSASGAGGGKGGGAAPASAWQSWRPVRALAHLGKRRAACLFSVEADAVRGLPGSMEGLRLAVTVRKAEARDGSAVQTVPCRVRGGAADLDETLFVRCNLFFTGGAGTGKPLKLEPRRFVVSVVAVEARGAASLLGAHTVDVSSLVLDSVARATSEGRRTRWVDRTFALSGKAAGGELLLKLGFQLMDDAGLSLYAQAASETTAADVFPAPSRARAHSKNSFSISSRPKPKLSPPDASISPSMRAYKQLLERLRIDENGDPVTSRKPAGDDEVSASTADAGDMCSLPEYEVVDKGVETVKEVVHYQAHRDVLRELDSIAEQIEAIEALMTNGMSPKAVDQQQQQQQLEADEEMVTVEFLRKLQVEIDKNSRLRQPVTTPRSQSPSPRTAGPPLVVPDLGRAIGPAVQTRDGGFLVSMNPFDLPLASRDGPPKLAMQVSRPFVLPSSLATTGFDVLQKMAAAGGADEVRGRLASLGGMDDITGKTPEQVGFEGIAEAVIGGRRTDQGATSSAARSVQVVRKLATALSVGRSERVATGIWSAGDDPETLEEVLAFSLQKLEAMAVDALAVQAEVADEDAPFEVAAAAGDASVFDALVPSDEWSGGGSDGRVTLVAAIQVRDPSRRYEAVGAPMVAVIQSARLLGAAGHSAGRFKVRSLHVGGVQVRRAPSGAGGSAASWGAERQKLTAMQWMLAHGPARVGRRAATPTAQARVQRPDVVWSLSSRVLAGMWLKTVRNPDVRIGTSSNGVAV, encoded by the exons ATGGCCGGATCGGGCGGCGAGGTGGCTCCTCGCCCGGCGAGCTACGGCACCAGCCTCAGCGACTACCTCGACGGGCCGAgcgacctccaccgccgcgccgcgtcgCTGGCCATCgtgcgctccgccgccggggcgcGGGACGACGGCCCGCGCATCGTCGACGGACCGGGGCGGGACGATCGCCGGACGCAGTCgtcccgccgcgcctccctctcGCTCTGGCGCTCTAGGGCCCCGGCCTCGGCCTCTGACTCTTGGAGCTCCGCGTCCGGCGCGGGGGGTGGCAAgggtggaggagcggcgccggcgtcggcgtggCAGAGCTGGCGGCCGGTGCGCGCGCTGGCGCACCTCGGGAAGCGCCGCGCGGCGTGCCTGTTCTCGGTCGAGGCCGACGCCGTCCGCGGCCTGCCGGGCTCCATGGAGGGGCTCCGCCTCGCCGTCACCGTGCGCAAGGCGGAGGCCCGGGACGGCTCGGCGGTGCAGACCGTCCCGTGccgggtgcgcggcggcgctgcggaccTGGACGAGACGCTCTTCGTCAGGTGCAACCTCTTCTtcaccggcggcgcgggcacggGGAAGCCGCTCAAGCTCGAGCCGCGGAGGTTCGTCGTAtccgtcgtcgccgtcgaggcCCGGGGCGCGGCCAGCCTGCTCGGCGCGCACACCGTCGACGTCAGCTCTCTCGTGCTCGACTCCGTCGCCAGGGCCACCTCCGAGGGACGCCGCACCAGGTGGGTCGACAGGACGTTCGCGCTCTCCGGCAAAGCGGCCGGCGGGGAGCTGCTGCTCAAGCTGGGGTTTCAGCTCATGGACGACGCGGGGCTCAGCCTCTACGCGCAAGCGGCGTCGGAGACCACGGCGGCGGACGTGTTCCCGGCACCCTCTCGCGCGAGGGCTCACAGCAAGAATTCCTTCAGTATTTCAAGCAGGCCCAAGCCCAAGCTTTCGCCGCCCGACGCTTCCATCTCACCATCCATGAGGGCTTACAAGCAGCTTCTCGAAAGACTCCGCATCGACGAGAATGGAGATCCTGTGACGTCTCGAAagcccgccggcgacgacgaggttTCCGCTTCCACCGCCGACGCCGGGGACATGTGCAGTCTCCCGGAGTACGAGGTCGTGGACAAGGGCGTTGAAACGGTCAAAGAAGTCGTCCACTACCAGGCTCACCGCGACGTGCTGCGGGAGCTCGACTCCATTGCCGAGCAGATCGAGGCCATCGAGGCGTTGATGACCAACGGGATGTCACCCAAGGCGGtggatcagcagcagcagcagcagcaactggAAGCAGATGAAGAGATGGTGACTGTGGAGTTCCTTAGGAAGCTTCAGGTGGAGATTGACAAGAACAGCAGGCTCAGGCAGCCCGTGACGACGCCAAGAAGTCAGTCACCGTCGCCAAGGACGGCGGGGCCTCCGCTCGTGGTGCCGGATTTGGGGCGGGCCATCGGGCCTGCCGTGCAGACGCGTGACGGTGGGTTCCTGGTGTCTATGAACCCGTTCGACTTGCCACTGGCGAGCAGGGATGGGCCCCCGAAGCTCGCCATGCAGGTGTCGAGGCCGTTCGTGCTGCCGAGTTCCCTGGCGACGACCGGGTTCGACGTCCTCCaaaagatggcggcggcgggcggcgccgacgaggtgCGCGGCAGGCTGGCGTCGCTGGGCGGCATGGATGATATCACGGGGAAGACGCCCGAGCAGGTGGGTTTCGAGGGCATCGCGGAGGCGGTCATCGGCGGGCGGCGCACCGATCAGGGCGCGACCTCGAGCGCGGCGCGATCCGTGCAGGTCGTCCGGAAGCTCGCGACGGCCTTGTCCGTGGGCCGGAGCGAGCGCGTCGCCACGGGCATCTGGAGTGCGGGCGACGACCCGGAGACGCTGGAGGAGGTGCTCGCCTTCTCCCTGCAGAAGCTGGAGGCCATGGCCGTGGACGCGCTCGCGGTCCAGGCCGAGGTGGCCGACGAGGACGCGCCgttcgaggtggcggcggccgcgggggacGCGAGCGTGTTCGACGCGCTGGTGCCCTCGGACGAGtggtccggcggcggctcggacGGGCGCGTCACGCTGGTGGCGGCCATCCAGGTGCGCGACCCGTCGCGGCGGTACGAGGCGGTGGGCGCGCCGATGGTCGCCGTCATACAGTCGGCGAGGctgctgggcgcggcggggcacaGCGCCGGGAGGTTCAAGGTGCGGAGCCTGCACGTCGGCGGCGTGCAGGTGAGGCGGGCCCCGTCGGGTGCCGGCGGGAGCGCGGCGAGCTGGGGCGCGGAGAGGCAGAAGCTGACGGCGATGCAGTGGATGCTCGCGCACGGGCCGGCCCGCGTCGGAAGGAGGgcggcgacgccgacggcgcAGGCGAGGGTGCAGCGGCCCGACGTCGTGTGGAGC CTCTCGTCGCGGGTGCTCGCCGGGATGTGGCTCAAGACGGTGCGGAACCCGGACGTGAGGATTGGCACCAGCAGCAACGGGGTTGCAGTCTGA